The proteins below are encoded in one region of Sulfitobacter sp. SK012:
- a CDS encoding tyrosine recombinase XerC, with amino-acid sequence MISAAARDALQTWLDHQRALNGAAENTITAYQGDVTEFLAFMTLHHSAHQGLGALSKITISDMRAWMAQTRASGDVGPRSMARKLSAVKAFYRWLAEREGFEPTAVLSTRSPKFTKKLPRPLAIDAARDLIDCVEVQSATPWVAARDVAVLTLLWGCGLRISEALGLKGADVPLPNALRIIGKGGKERVVPVLPAARQAVDAYLRACPHGQAPDAPLFRAIRGGALSPRAIQQVMANARMQLGLPATATPHAMRHSFATHLLDAGGDLRAIQELLGHASLSTTQAYTAVDTVRLMEVYNRAHPKA; translated from the coding sequence ATGATCAGCGCCGCAGCACGCGATGCCCTCCAAACTTGGCTTGACCATCAGCGCGCTCTGAACGGTGCCGCTGAGAACACAATCACCGCTTACCAAGGCGATGTGACCGAGTTTCTGGCCTTCATGACCCTGCATCATAGCGCCCATCAGGGCCTCGGTGCGCTGTCAAAAATTACCATTAGCGACATGCGGGCATGGATGGCCCAGACCCGGGCCAGCGGCGACGTTGGACCACGCTCAATGGCGCGTAAACTTTCGGCGGTCAAAGCGTTCTACCGGTGGCTGGCTGAGCGCGAAGGGTTTGAGCCAACGGCCGTGTTGTCGACCCGTTCACCCAAATTCACCAAGAAACTGCCCCGTCCTTTGGCAATTGATGCCGCCCGCGATCTGATCGACTGCGTCGAGGTTCAATCCGCCACGCCGTGGGTTGCCGCCCGTGACGTCGCGGTGCTGACTTTGCTTTGGGGCTGCGGCTTGCGTATTTCCGAGGCGTTGGGCCTTAAGGGCGCAGATGTGCCCCTGCCCAATGCCCTTCGCATCATCGGCAAAGGCGGAAAAGAACGTGTTGTCCCTGTTCTGCCCGCCGCCCGCCAAGCTGTGGATGCCTATCTGCGCGCCTGCCCGCATGGCCAAGCCCCTGACGCGCCCCTATTTCGTGCGATCCGAGGTGGTGCGTTGTCACCCCGCGCGATCCAGCAGGTGATGGCCAATGCGCGGATGCAACTGGGCCTGCCCGCAACTGCAACACCCCACGCCATGCGACACAGCTTTGCCACGCATCTGCTGGACGCGGGCGGCGACCTACGTGCGATCCAAGAACTGCTGGGCCATGCGAGCCTTTCGACCACGCAAGCCTACACGGCAGTGGACACTGTGCGTTTGATGGAAGTCTACAACCGCGCACATCCCAAAGCCTGA
- a CDS encoding DUF484 family protein, with product MSTTSSNPTTETPNANISTKIDDTLREAIISQPEVILDDSDVMEALIAANERSMGGNIVDLRGIAMERLESRLDRLEDTHRSVIAAAYENLASTNQIHRAILRMLDPVEFEAFLSDLGGDLADILRVDSVRLVLESVQNEEDPAVKELGDVLCVAKPGFIDGYLTQERGGAPRQVTLRQIQDASEQVYGVNAVWIRSEACLKLDFGAGRLPGMLVFGAEDPHMFGPQQGTDLLAFFTGVFERSMRRWLS from the coding sequence ATGAGCACAACGAGCAGCAATCCAACGACCGAAACGCCAAACGCGAACATCAGCACCAAGATTGATGACACGCTGCGCGAAGCAATTATATCGCAACCAGAAGTGATTTTGGACGATAGCGATGTGATGGAAGCGTTGATTGCAGCCAATGAACGCTCCATGGGCGGCAATATCGTTGACCTGCGCGGCATCGCGATGGAGCGTCTGGAATCCCGACTTGATCGGCTTGAAGACACCCACCGCAGCGTGATTGCCGCAGCCTATGAAAACCTTGCCAGCACCAATCAAATCCACCGCGCGATTCTACGCATGCTTGATCCGGTCGAATTTGAAGCCTTCCTGAGTGATTTGGGCGGTGACCTCGCCGATATCTTGCGTGTCGATTCTGTGCGGTTGGTATTGGAGTCTGTTCAAAACGAAGAAGACCCCGCCGTGAAAGAACTGGGTGATGTGCTGTGTGTCGCAAAGCCTGGCTTCATTGACGGCTACCTCACGCAGGAACGTGGCGGTGCACCGCGGCAGGTGACTTTGCGTCAGATACAGGACGCCTCAGAACAGGTGTATGGGGTCAACGCGGTCTGGATCCGGTCTGAGGCATGCCTCAAGCTTGATTTTGGCGCGGGCCGGCTGCCGGGAATGTTGGTTTTTGGCGCTGAAGATCCGCATATGTTCGGACCTCAGCAAGGCACTGACCTGCTGGCGTTTTTCACCGGTGTGTTTGAGCGCAGCATGCGCCGCTGGCTGTCTTGA
- the fsa gene encoding fructose-6-phosphate aldolase, which translates to MKFFVDTAEIDAIAELNDLGMVDGVTTNPSLILKSGRDIIEVTKEICELVDGPVSAEVVSLQADDMIAEGRKLAKIAENITVKLPLTWDGLKACKVLSGEGKMVNVTLCFSSAQALLAAKAGATFISPFIGRLDDININGMELIEDIRTIYDNYGFETQILAASIRTVNHVQECALVGADVMTAPPEVIKKLAGHVLTDKGLDQFMKDWAKTGQKIL; encoded by the coding sequence ATGAAATTCTTCGTAGATACAGCCGAGATCGACGCAATTGCCGAGCTGAACGATCTGGGCATGGTAGACGGCGTGACCACGAACCCTTCGCTGATCCTGAAATCAGGCCGCGACATTATCGAAGTCACCAAGGAAATCTGTGAACTGGTCGATGGTCCTGTCAGCGCCGAGGTTGTCTCGTTGCAGGCTGACGACATGATCGCTGAAGGCCGCAAGTTGGCCAAGATCGCTGAAAACATCACCGTTAAGCTGCCCCTGACATGGGATGGGCTCAAAGCTTGTAAGGTCCTGTCGGGCGAAGGCAAGATGGTTAACGTGACACTGTGCTTTTCATCTGCTCAAGCACTTTTGGCGGCCAAAGCGGGCGCGACGTTTATCAGCCCCTTCATTGGACGCCTTGATGACATCAACATCAACGGCATGGAGTTGATCGAAGATATCCGCACCATTTATGACAACTACGGCTTTGAGACGCAGATCCTTGCCGCGTCCATCCGCACGGTCAATCACGTACAGGAATGTGCGTTGGTTGGTGCCGATGTTATGACCGCCCCACCAGAAGTGATCAAGAAACTTGCCGGCCATGTGCTCACCGACAAGGGTCTCGACCAGTTCATGAAAGACTGGGCAAAGACTGGCCAAAAGATTCTATAG